A stretch of the Trichocoleus desertorum ATA4-8-CV12 genome encodes the following:
- a CDS encoding chorismate lyase codes for MTSTFKPNKSITVPAPWYALTPLWQDEGVSIQQGLPHAQLAPAWQMLLLGDGSPTRHLQLLTGEPTEVDVIDMSAIGLDGDGAPTQIQLIPGPRLRRQVWLRTASGQRLAYATSWWEASHVDEYLQNRSLPIWASLARLRTELYRDVQGIYYGHSAVLEAAFEQTGPFWGRHYLFWHHGQPLTLIYEVFSPYLQRYLGSMKLD; via the coding sequence TTGACTTCCACCTTTAAACCTAATAAGAGCATTACGGTACCAGCTCCCTGGTATGCCCTGACTCCACTTTGGCAAGATGAAGGGGTTAGTATTCAACAAGGACTGCCTCACGCTCAGTTAGCGCCTGCTTGGCAGATGCTTTTGTTGGGAGATGGCTCGCCGACGCGACATCTACAGCTGCTCACGGGTGAGCCGACTGAAGTAGACGTAATTGATATGTCTGCGATCGGCTTGGACGGAGATGGGGCACCAACTCAAATCCAATTGATTCCAGGCCCTCGTTTAAGGCGGCAGGTGTGGTTGCGCACTGCTTCTGGACAACGGCTTGCCTACGCCACGTCTTGGTGGGAAGCAAGTCATGTAGATGAATATTTGCAAAATCGATCGCTGCCGATTTGGGCGAGTCTCGCGCGTTTGCGGACTGAGCTATATCGGGATGTACAGGGGATTTATTACGGTCATTCGGCGGTGCTAGAGGCGGCGTTTGAGCAGACGGGACCGTTTTGGGGGCGGCACTATCTGTTCTGGCATCATGGGCAACCGCTGACGCTGATTTATGAGGTATTTTCGCCTTATTTGCAGCGGTATTTGGGTTCTATGAAGTTGGATTAA